In the genome of Taeniopygia guttata chromosome 4, bTaeGut7.mat, whole genome shotgun sequence, the window GGCGCCAGCGTTGGCTGGATGGGGCGGCCCCTCCCCGGCACGGGCTCTCCCAGCCGCAGCCATCACTCAGCACCACCGGCCTTGGGGTGGGCCGCGGGCAGGAGGCGTCTGGTCCCGGCGAGGGGAGGGGGAACGGGGCCTCCACCTGCGTCAACCGTGTCCGCCCCCGCCGGCGGCCAGGCGGCCTCCTGGGTGTGGGTGGGAGGGAgtctgtgggtgctgggggccccctggggtgctgtgggctgtacccacatccctgtggctccATGGCCAACCACGGTCCCGGCCGTGCCCATGCGGTGCTGGCCCTGGTGATGGCCGTGGTGATGGCCACAGTGCCATGGCGCCATGGGGACGTGGTGCTGTAGGGTCATGGCTTGGCTGAGGCCACTGCCAGAGTAGGAGGGACACGGGGCCAAGCCTTCACTTTCCTTCATGCTGCTTCACTGTTCTGAcgctccctgcagctctggcatcTTCTGGGGCACATTGGTCTCACTGGGGCTGGCCCACACCTCAGCTGGGCAAGGGAcatccccttcccagcccctggcagtggCCACCCAAGGAATTGCTGACCCATGGAAAGAGACTTTCTGCCCCCAACACCttctgtgtccccatcccctcacgggcagggctgggcagcccctgcagggctCGGTGTGAGGGGAGGCACCAGTCCTGTGACCATGCCACCCCATCCGCCCCGACATTCCGGTGCCACGCGGCTGCAGGAGTGACCGTGTCCCCCTCCGCTGCTCACCCAggccatccccatgtccccaagccccccgGCATCCCCCCggtgtcctgctctgctgttcTTTGCCGAtgtcacccccagcccctctcaccccgctgtccccacagccGCGCTGTCGCCCTTCGCGGTGACGCGGCGCATCGGGCACCCGTACCAGAACCGGACGCCGCCCAAGCGCAAGAAGCCGCGGACGTCCTTCTCCCGGGTGCAGATCTGCGAGCTGGAGAAGCGTTTCCACCGGCAGAAGTACCTGGCCTCGGCCGAGAGGGCCACCCTGGCCAAGGCTCTCAAGATGACGGACGCCCAGGTCAAGACCTGGTTCCAGAACCGCCGCACCAAGTGGAGGTAACGGGGCTGCCCTGGGGTAACCGCCACAGCCGCGATGGTCACACCGCGCTGGCAGACACCTCAGTGTGTCCCTCTGGCAGCCACCTCAATGGGTCCCTCTGGCAGCCACCTCAATGTGTCCCTGTGGCAGCCACCCCGATATCCCTCTGACATCCCAATATCCCTCTGGCATCCCAATATCCCTCTGACACCCCAATATCCCTCTGGCAGACACCCCAATATATCCCTCTGGCAGCCACCCTGATATCCCTCTGACATCCCAATATCCCTCTggcagccccaaaccccacatCCCTCCAGCAGCGAGCcccacattttggggccccgaggctggcactgggacggactggggaTGGATGGCACGGGCTGCCTGTCactgtggcagtgccagcagcaaggGGACAGGCACAGCGCTGtggggcaggtggcagtgccagcactaaggggacagggacagcgctGTGGGGCAGCGGGCAGTGGCAGCAGTAAGGGGACAGGCACAGCGCTGtggggcaggtggcagtgccagctgtaagggcacagggacagcgctgtggggcagggggcagcAGTAAGGGGACCGGCACAGGTGAcaggtggcagtgccagctgtaAGGGGAAGGTACAGCActgtggcacaggtgacaggtggcagtgccagctgctgcccGTGCCACCGGCGGCTGTGTGCAGGCGGCAGACGGCGGAGGAACGCGAGGCGGAGCGGCAGCAGGCCAACCGGCTGatgctgcacctgcagcaggaggcgTTCCAgaagagcctggcacagccgcTGCCGCAGGACCCCCTGTGCATGCACAACTCCTCGCTCTACGCCCTCCAGAACCTCCAACCCTGGGCCGAGGACAACAAGGTGACATCGGTCTCGGGGGTGGCCTCCGTGGTGTGACGGGGccacccctgggtgctgctgatGTGCcgggaggtggcactgggagccccGGTGGGATCTGAGGCTGGATGgtggcagggaaggagctgcgGCTTCCTGAGAGCCCCTCCCCGCCATGGAGAGCCCCCCAGGAGCATCCAGGAGCGAAGCTGTGCCCTTGTGGTTGGACTCAGAGCTTCAccaaagcccacctggagcCCAGGGGTGGGCACCCATGCCCTATGGACCTCTGCAGCCCCCTGCCTAACCCCCAGATGTCTGCAGCACCCTGCTCATACCCGTGGCACCCAAGGgacacctgcagctccctgcccgCACCCCTGGGAGCCCAAACGTGGTCCCCCACACCTGGCAGGGTTCTGCAGCTCCGTGGGTCACTCTGAGCTCCTTGTGAGCCCCACCCGGAGCAGGGCAGGGCGTGGATGTCCCACTCCTGGTGCTGGAAGCCCCCCACCCTGCCAGCGGGGTCTCACCACTTGCCTTATCCCGGGTGGAAATTGCCACCTCCGGCTTCCATGATTTGTCCAGCCTGACCCCACCCTGAGGTGGGACAAACTGAAGGTCTGAGCCCCCAGACCCGGTGTGGACGTGCCCTTGCAGCCCCCCACCACGGGCTCGGGGTGCCCCCCATACCGACGGATCGCACCCCCCCACAGACTGAACCTTGGTGTGACCCACAGGACACTCGTGGGGTGCAGAGGGGCTGAACCCCCCCTTCTTCTGCCACATCTCTGCACCCCTCCCCAGTGACCCCCTAAGTGGGGCTTCCCCCTGCCAGGACCATCCAGCCCGGCTCTAACCTCTGttggtgatgatgatgatgatgatgatgatgatgatgatgatgatg includes:
- the TLX2 gene encoding T-cell leukemia homeobox protein 2; translation: MEREGGGPGPPAPHEPISFGIDQILGGPEPTGPHRAAAEPDYGLYGSGYGAGGPLGSYNLNMSMNVSVNVTPAPAAPPAGVIRVPAHRPAPAAPAAPAAPPPGPALPGLTFPWMETTRRIAKDRLSAALSPFAVTRRIGHPYQNRTPPKRKKPRTSFSRVQICELEKRFHRQKYLASAERATLAKALKMTDAQVKTWFQNRRTKWRRQTAEEREAERQQANRLMLHLQQEAFQKSLAQPLPQDPLCMHNSSLYALQNLQPWAEDNKVTSVSGVASVV